The Thermoplasmata archaeon genome contains the following window.
GTCCATCGCCTCGCGCGTGATATGGTACTTGTCCGCGACCAGGTCCGCGGAGATGCCCTGGATGACGATGTCGTACTTCTCGAGCAGCTTCTGGCTCAGCTCCCCCATGTCGGAGCCGAGCGGGACCCGGGACATAGACTCGACGCCGCCCCCCACGACGACCTCGTTCTGGCCCGTCATGACCTCCATGCACGCGTAGTTGAAGGCCTGGAGCCCGGACGCGCACATCCGGTTCACGCTGTTCCCCGGCACGGCCTCCGGGAACCCCGCGATGAGGGGCGCGAGCCGTCCGATGTTTCCGCCCTGGTCCGCGACCTGGGTGACGCACCCCAGGGTCACGTCCTCGACGAGCTTGGGCTCGATCCCCGCCCGGTCCACGACCTCGCGTAGCACGAAGGCGGCGAGGTCGTCGGGCCGCCAGTCCTTCAACGAACCGCCGCGCTTTCCGATCGCGGAGCGAACCGCGCCAACGATGACTGCCTCGGGCATCGGCTTCCCTGCGGATGTCATGGGGCGTGCGGAATAAGAAGGTTCGCCACAGCCGCGCCGGGCAACCTTCAAGTCCCTCCGCCGGATGTGCCGACGCCGCATGCCCGCCCCCTTGGAAGGCATTCTCGTCCTCGATTTCACGCGCCTCCTCCCGGGCCCGTTCGCGACCCAACTCCTCTGCAACCTCGGGGCGGAGGTCATCAAGATCGAGGACCCCGCGCTCGGGGACTACATGCGGGCCGTCCCGCCGTCGGTCCAAGGCGTCTCCTATCCGTTCCTCATGGTCAACCGGGGCAAGCGCTCGCTCGCGGTGGACCTCAAGACCAGGGAGGGGCGCGAGATCGTCCACCAGCTCGTGCCCAAGGCGGATATCCTCATGGAGCAGTTCCGCCCCGGGGTCATGAAGAAGCTCGGGGTGGACTACAAGACCCTCGTGCGGCGGAATCCCCGGCTCATCTACTGCTCCTTCTCCGGCTACGGCCAGACGGGTCCCGCGAAGGACGTGCCGGCCCACGACATCAACTTCGAGGCCCATGCGGGGATCCTGGGCGTCACGGGAGACCACGACGGGCGGCCCGTGATCCCCGGCGTGCCCATGGCCGACCTCGCGAGCGGCTTCAACGCGGCGATGTCCGTACTCGCGGCCCTCCGGACGCGGGACCGCACGCACAAAGGGGAGTTCATCGACGTCTCCATCTTCGACACCGCGGTCAGCCTCATGATTCTCAACCTCGCTCGGTACCTGGCGACCGGCGAGGAGCCCGTGGCGGGCGAGGCGCTCCTGACGGGGCGCTTCCCCTT
Protein-coding sequences here:
- a CDS encoding CaiB/BaiF CoA-transferase family protein, producing MPAPLEGILVLDFTRLLPGPFATQLLCNLGAEVIKIEDPALGDYMRAVPPSVQGVSYPFLMVNRGKRSLAVDLKTREGREIVHQLVPKADILMEQFRPGVMKKLGVDYKTLVRRNPRLIYCSFSGYGQTGPAKDVPAHDINFEAHAGILGVTGDHDGRPVIPGVPMADLASGFNAAMSVLAALRTRDRTHKGEFIDVSIFDTAVSLMILNLARYLATGEEPVAGEALLTGRFPFYGLYQTADGGWLAVATVEPKFWTRMCELLGVPELADSQFPSEKEKAEVVRALQARFREKRRAEWEAIFAKANLPITAVRTVADVVRDPQVNARGLLPVVDVPGLWKMQVVAHPAKHTKTTTRDPARVPAKGGDTVDILRSLGYGVRRIDALMKKGVVAQG